In Eucalyptus grandis mitochondrion, complete genome, a single genomic region encodes these proteins:
- the rps1 gene encoding ribosomal protein S1 (rps1), whose protein sequence is MFLVDAGPGTPRICMQDEPTGVPINRASRLENKVGYLDLVAGESLIKEKILERFFIDLVAGESLIKERAAARFNDLVGSLDVVAGEPLLLLPRRFRQNRAWMELNKIWRTNTRVKGFLIEKGKRGYSVAIAGFITFLPFRPHIRKRIKNDRFSIESINPKRTNIVVF, encoded by the coding sequence ATGTTCTTGGTGGATGCAGGACCTGGGACTCCCAGAATTTGTATGCAAGATGAGCCTACAGGAGTGCCAATCAACCGAGCCAGCAGGCTTGAGAATAAGGTTGGATACCTGGATCTAGTGGCCGGTGAATCACTGATCAAAGAGAAGATTTTGGAGAGATTCTTCATCGATCTAGTGGCCGGTGAATCACTGATCAAAGAACGAGCAGCCGCCAGGTTTAATGATTTGGTTGGATCCCTGGATGTAGTAGCTGGTGAACCGCTTCTTCTTCTTCCACGAAGATTCAGACAAAACCGAGCTTGGATGGAACTGAACAAGATTTGGCGAACGAATACAAGGGTCAAAGGCTTTCTTATTGAGAAAGGAAAAAGAGGTTATTCAGTAGCCATCGCAGGTTTCATTACTTTTCTTCCATTCCGTCCTCACATAAGGAAAAGGATCAAAAATGATCGATTCAGCATTGAGAGCATTAACCCAAAAAGGACGAATATTGTGGTGTTCTAA